From the Lepidochelys kempii isolate rLepKem1 chromosome 2, rLepKem1.hap2, whole genome shotgun sequence genome, one window contains:
- the DPH3 gene encoding diphthamide biosynthesis protein 3 isoform X2, with protein MSVFHDEVEIEDFEYDEETETYSYPCPCGDRFLITREQFVCGEVVSAPTSKELVKC; from the exons ATGTCGGTGTTTCACGATGAGGTGGAGATCGAGGACTTTGAGTACGATGAGGAGACCGAGACATACAGCTACCCGTGCCCGTGCGGGGACCGCTTCCTCATCACCCGG gaaCAGTTTGTGTGTGGTGAAGTAGTCTCAGCACCTACAAGCAAGGAACTGGTTAAATGCTGA
- the DPH3 gene encoding diphthamide biosynthesis protein 3 isoform X1 yields the protein MSVFHDEVEIEDFEYDEETETYSYPCPCGDRFLITREDLENGEDVATCPSCSLIVRVIYDQEQFVCGEVVSAPTSKELVKC from the exons ATGTCGGTGTTTCACGATGAGGTGGAGATCGAGGACTTTGAGTACGATGAGGAGACCGAGACATACAGCTACCCGTGCCCGTGCGGGGACCGCTTCCTCATCACCCGG GAGGATTTGGAGAATGGGGAGGATGTGGccacctgccccagctgctcctTGATTGTGAGGGTGATCTATGACCAG gaaCAGTTTGTGTGTGGTGAAGTAGTCTCAGCACCTACAAGCAAGGAACTGGTTAAATGCTGA